A DNA window from Arachis hypogaea cultivar Tifrunner chromosome 18, arahy.Tifrunner.gnm2.J5K5, whole genome shotgun sequence contains the following coding sequences:
- the LOC112770136 gene encoding uncharacterized protein: MDDRVRLKVYYDGHILLQISEGVKFVCDNPLDVIIPFTLSFEELKGVICEKMDFEISRRVSCILYRYPISVFGVFVQFQTKYVTDEASMQEMFSVYLESQSQMTFIEFDSEEEFESNYEVVDPGGNEDQADKAMVANVADVANALANQQPFVEPSFMRSLDLDVMHAPEYPQYVNAVKFPLMPDGEFTVGMEFSSREAVIKEMKDYTIRRGVDYRVHESEPTTFYAKCTQYGAGCDWLITVSKMSRKFCWEIRRYNGSHTCTRATISQDHSKLDSNTVAEAIKPLVEVDPSIRVKSVIAEVQSKFNYTISYRKAWLAKQKAVESIFGGWEASYETLPIWFEAMCHKEPSAVVHFETMPAYQGDDLVPNIRVLNRVFWSYYPFSQDGNNNIVPIAFAIVEGETSEA, from the exons ATGGATGATAGAGTAAGATTAAAAGTGTATTATGATGGCCATATTTTATTACAAATATCAGAAGGAGTGAAATTTGTATGTGATAATCCGTTAGATGTTATTATTCCATTCACACTGtcatttgaagaattaaaaggGGTCATATGTGAGAAGATGGATTTTGAAATATCTAGGAGAGTGTCGTGTATTCTGTATAGATATCCTATATCTGTCTTTGGTGTGTTCGTGCAATTTCAAACGAAATACGTGACCgacgaagcgagcatgcaagaaaTGTTTTCAGTGTATCTTGAAAGTCAGTCGCAAATGACGTTTATCGAATT tgatagtgaagaagagttcgaaagtAACTACGAGGTCGTTGATCCGGGTGGAAACGAAGATCAAGCTGACAAGGCTATGGTGGCAAATGTAGCAGATGTGGCAAATGCACTAGCAAATCAGCAGCCGTTTGTGGAGCCGAGTTTCATGCGGTCGTTGGATTTGGATGTCATGCATGCACCGGAGTATCCTCAATATGTAAATGCAG TAAAGTTTCCCCTTATGCCGGATGGTGAATTTACTGTGGGGATGGAATTCAGTTCTAGGGAGGCAGTAATTAAGGAGATGAAAGATTATACAATCCGCAGAGGTGTAGATTATCGGGTGCATGAGTCAGAACCGACGACATTCTATGCTAAATGCACCCAGTATGGTGCAGGATGTGATTGGCTGATCACGGTGAGCAAAATGTCCAGAAAGTTCTGTTGGGAGATAAGGAGGTACAACGGTAGTCACACCTGTACTAGGGCCACCATTTCTCAAgatcattcgaagctggattccaacacagttgcagaagcaataaagccgttGGTAGAAGTTGACCCGTCTATTAGGGTGAAATCAGTGATTGCGGAAGTACAGTCAAAGTTTAACTACACCATTAGTTATCGCAAAGCATGGTTAGCTAAACAGAAGGCAGTGGAGTCAATTTTCGGAGGGTGGGAAGCTTCGTACGAAACCTTGccgatatggtttgaggccatgtgtcacaagGAGCCATCCGCAGTTGTTCATTTTGAAACAATGCCTGCGTACCAGGGAGATGACTTGGTTCCTAATATTCGTGTGCTAAACcgagtcttctggagttattaccctt TCTCACAGGATGGCAACAACAACATCGTGCCGATTGCATTTGCCATAGTTGAGGGAGAGACATCTGAGGCTTAG
- the LOC112770137 gene encoding serine/threonine-protein phosphatase 7 long form homolog: protein MEGSRMLQCDHYMPPDRYNPIVEGYLRDTDFYHVSQIGVVQCQSALVNALVERWRPETHTFHFPVGECAVTLEDVALILGLPTNDLPVTGPTLSSYEALETECLDQFGVAPMKSDCRGSFIKGALEVSAVTRNFGGIIQFSWGSACLAHLYRSLCRATRVDCKEIDGPLTLLLAWAWIHLPFIAPIPSNPQIFPIANR, encoded by the exons ATGGAG GGTTCTCGAATGTTGCAATGTGACCACTATATGCCGCCGGATCGGTACAATCCAATAGTGGAAGGGTATTTACGGGACACAGACTTTTATCATGTTTCACAGATTGGAGTTGTCCAATGCCAGTCGGCATTGGTTAATGCTCTGGTCGAGAGATGGCGCCCTGAAACACACACGTTCCACTTTCCGGTTGGTGAGTGTGCCGTGACACTGGAGGATGTGGCTTTAATTCTTGGTCTGCCGACGAATGATTTGCCAGTTACGGGACCGACACTGAGCAGTTATGAGGCTTTAGAGACTGAATGCCTGGACCAGTTTGGTGTTGCACCTATGAAGTCAGACTGCAGGGGAAGTTTCATCAA GGGTGCACTAGAAGTTTCTGCCGTTACTCGTAACTTTGGGGGGATCATACAGTTCAGCTGGGGATCGGCCTGCCTGGCACACCTGTATAGATCATTGTGTAGAGCAACTCGGGTCGACTGTAAGGAGATTGATGGTCCGCTGACACTGTTGCTTGCCTGGGCTTGGATCCATCTACCATTCATTGCGCCAATTCCAAGCAATCCTCAAATCTTTCCGATTGCAAATAGGTAA